The Lycium barbarum isolate Lr01 chromosome 11, ASM1917538v2, whole genome shotgun sequence genome contains the following window.
TACTAATCCTCTTGATGCAGAGATTCAATTTGCAATACTCAGAACCCTAGCCGTCATTTGGTTCCCATCAGAAACATTAGGAAAAAACCTACTTTTCTCTACAGCGATAATGTGTATTTATAGGTTATAAGTAGGGTTTAGGAGGTCTAATTAGTGGGCTTATGGGCCATTCTAGCACCCCTTATGGGTGGACCTGACCCGACAATATTTTCCAACGGTAAGCATGACTGGCAAGAAGTTTTTgcacggatttcccttcaaacGCACTGATATTTTATTTTTTCCCTTAAATCTGTGGTTTTTAATGTTTGCACCTGctgctcatttaatgaaaatatccagACCTACTTCGCTCGGCATAAGTTCTGTAACATTTATCTTTGGAAACTGAACCTTTGCTTCGCTCGGCATAAGTTCTGTAGGAATTAAGGTATACGGCATAAGTTGTAGTACTTTCAGAATTTGTAGTGTTGAGAAACTGGAGTTATGCCTTTTGGGGCATATGTTCTTATCCTTTTTCGTGCCTGTTTTTGTggagtttgatgtgtttttggtcatttttatgttgagttttgaaagtttgccATGTTCAGCATAACTTGTCGGGAcgaaatataaacttatgccgcGTAAAAAGtgttgaagggcaaaacttaaagaccacaaatttgaggggcaaaaattaaagaccaccccgaataggggcatttgtgcgaatgacaTGAAAACAACACTATAAATTATTCTGAGTTTCTGACTTTTGTATCAGTAGGTCTTTTGAATTATCCTGGAGTGACATTTGACTGCTAGAAAGATACACCTTGGTTTCCCAACTGTTCATATAATTCCTTTGTGATTTTTGTTTCTAACTTTTGACTATTAGCTTTTAACCATTGAGTATAACTCAGGCCAAAGAAAAGAAACAAGCTGCTGCAGATGTCTTGTTTGGATATTCAAACTTTGTTATGGCCTGCATTGGTAATCAAGTTCGGCCCTGTGACCTGAGACTACATTTGATGAAAGTAAGGCGCGTCTTTTGTGAATGTTCATTAGCTTTATCAGTATGATATTTAATTTGAATAATTTCTTGAGTAGAGTGTAATAATCACCCAGGAAATCGCATCCCAACAAAATATGCCCTTGTAGTTGCCGTATTACTCCAACTGCTTCGACAAGCATATTGGCCCACAGGGACAGTTGGAGAAAGCTCTTTGTTTTTTCTGTACTCTCCGTTATTGCTCTCCTCTTTTATTTTTATCTTCTGCAGTGCACTCTCTATAGATCTCCCTTACCATTAGGAGTGGCAAACGGGCGGGTTGGATAGGATATGGGTGGGTCGAAAATGGATTAACCAAAAAAGGATAAAATATCTGATCCGCCCATATTTAACACGGAAAAAATGGGTTAACCGACGGATAATATGAATATCCATGGTTTCAGGAATAATCGGGTGAGAACACAAAGCTATAAGCCAAAATAAGTTTAGACTCCCAGAAAGCAAGAACTAATGAAAAATAACAAGCAGACAAATGGGTAGTACTAATAATATGAATATCCGCATTTGATCCATTTTTAATTGGTCAGTTATCCAACCCATATTTAATGGGTCGGATTGGAAGATTACTTGTTTTCTTAACCATTTTGCCAGCCCTACTTACCATCTTTTCCGTCCCCTTTTACCTTCATGTTTTCTTTTCAAAACAATGGATTCATAAAAGAATCATATTCAAGTGAACTCCACTCCATATAAGTTGTAACTCTATGCAACAGTTTTAGTATTCCATCTTTGAGAATGTTGCTCAACCGACTTTATGAGATTGATACTTCAAATTTTTTTTATCCTGAGGTCTAAATAGTTAGAATGGAAACTGTTTGTTTGTCTTTAGTATTTTGCCGTTATTTCCTTTTCCGCACTGCTTTGATATGATtttccttgagccgagggtctatcggaaacatcctctctacctcccaaggtaacTCACTTGTGAGAtgacactgggtatgttgttgttgtcgaAAATTGTTTGGTCTAAAAGGTTGCTCCATTGGGTTTCTAGTTCATGATATTAACTTCCTCCCCATTTGAAACTGTTGAAGTGAACTTTGCTTAATAGAAAGTTACTACTCTGTATTGCATTTACTATTTCTTTCTTAAAACCACTAAACTAGCTCCAATAATTTCAGTAAAAATTTATTACTTATATGTGGGTCCCGTTTAAGGGAAGAAATAGGAGAAATCATATTATGTTATAGATTCTCTACTTTTTGGTATACTGCTTATATATAGGGGATTTTTCCTTTactaaaattatttttcttatcGAAAGAACTAATATACTCCAAATATGATACAACTGTTCATTAATGCACACACACCAGACTTGTGCATCTGATATAGTTGATTGCTTTTGAATTGCAGTGTGGCAATTGATCATCTCAAATAAATTTTTTCTGGTTCTTTTTTGCACTTTACTTGTTAAGAAACATCGCAAACTATCTGAAAGGACCACTTGTCCACTAGCGATAAAGTTGTTTTAATTGGTTCTAAGTATTGTTTTGCTTCTATTCAACTTTCTTCAGGAGATCTCAGGATTGCCAACTTCTTTGAAGCAGGAGCGACGTGTTGCATCTTCTCCTGATGTAATGGGAGAGTCCTCGAGCTCGGGCACTTCAAGACTTGATAAAACAGATAGCTTTAAAGGTCTCTAGACACGGAAACTGCAACATTGTTTTTGTTTTGGTTAGTTCAGTCTCTTTTAAAATACAACTATCGTCATTTGCTTTGGTGGAAGTGTAAATTTATCATATTAGAGTAGTATGGGCATCTGCAGTTGTACGATTCATGTCACGTTGATATTTACACGTTTATTCATGAAGGAATTGAAGCTTTAAATAGTTTACCTGCATGGATGAATCTTTTGTTTAGAGGATTGGAGAATGAGATTATTTTCATGCTTATGCTTTTGGGGAGAGTGGTGGttgtttttttgtgtgtgtgttttttggGGGGTGTTTATAATTTTACAAACAAATGAAAGGAAGGCTGATAGAAGTAAGAAACAAATATGCGTAACTTAAGTAAGACCAAAGTGACAAGAGGGGGTTGTTCAGGATGGTAAGCGCCCTCCACTTTCAAATCGAATGTTGCGAgttcgagtcaccaagggagCAAAGGAGGGAGCTcctgggggtgggggtggggggttaaaaaaataaaaaataaaaagagttcAACATGCATATATGTTCTTTAGATTTTGAACATACATGCTCTTTGGAAAGGCTATTTTCGAAAGAAACAAATTGATGAATAGTTTTTGATCTGGTATTTACATAGCTCGACTATTGAAGAAATTCTTCAGATTTTGAACATTTTGTGCCAACTTTCTAAAATAATACTTACTTGAAAGGGAGAAGCAATAGCAAGAGCGACATTTTAGTACTATATAAAATCCAGAGTGGTTTAAGAAATGAGTTTAAGAAATATCGCTGTCAGTAT
Protein-coding sequences here:
- the LOC132618394 gene encoding uncharacterized protein LOC132618394, giving the protein MEETKISAMKDDYEAKEKKQAAADVLFGYSNFVMACIGNQVRPCDLRLHLMKEISGLPTSLKQERRVASSPDVMGESSSSGTSRLDKTDSFKGL